Part of the Pelagicoccus enzymogenes genome is shown below.
CTACCGACGGCTCCGGCGAGTACACCGAAACGCCCGCCGAAGGACCCTGGAAAGACCGCGTCCGCCGCCTGCACGCCGAACTGATCGAGCTGGTCGCCGAAGCCGACGACACCCTCATGGAAGAGTTCTTCGACCAAGGCGACCTCACCGAGGAACAGCTCCGCTCCGGCGTGCACGCCGCCATCCAAGCCGAAACCTTCATCCCCGTCTTCGCCACCTCCGCCACCACCGACGTCGGAGTAGCACGACTCATGGACCTCATCTCCAAGTACGGCTCCTCCCCGCTCGACCGCAAGGTCGTGCCCGCCATCGACGAGGAAGGCCACCGCGGCGACATCGCTCTTAGCGATGCCTCTCCCGCCTGCTACATTTGGAAAACCATTTCCGAACCCCACGTGGGCGAGCTCTCATTCTGCCGCATGTACTCCGGCTCCATCCGCCCCAACATGGAGCTCTTTAACCCCTTCCACGGCACCACCGAAAAGATCGGCCAAATCTTCACCCTGCAAGGGCACGAACGCCAAGCCATCCAAGAGATCGGTCCCGGCGATATCGGCGTCATGGCCAAGCTCAAAGACACCCACACCGGCAACACCCTCACCAGTCCCGACCGCAAAGTTCGCCTCCCCGCTGTCGCGTATCCAAAACCCAATATACACGGCACCCTCGTCGCGCTGCACAAAGGCGACGAAGACAAGCTCGCTGCCGGCCTCGCCACCCTGCACGAAGAAGATCCGACCTTCCTTTTTGGATACAATGCCGAAACCCACGAACTCGTTGTCTCCGGCCAAGGCGAGCTTCACCTCGAAGTCCTCAAGAGCCGCCTCGCCCGCCGCTTCAACGTAGAGGTCGACATCGTCGAACCCCGCGTTCCCTTCCGCGAAACCATCCAAGCCCCCGCCGAAGCCAAGTACCGCCACAAGAAGCAGTCCGGAGGAGCCGGCCAATTCGCCGAGGTCTGGCTGCGCATCCGTCCCACCGAACCGGGCGGCGGCATCGAGTTCGGACACTCCCTCACTGGCAACAACGTCGACCGCGTCTTCGTCCCCTCCGTCGAAAAAGGCGTGCGGGCCGCCTGCGAGGCCGGCATCCACGCCGGCTACCCCGTGACCGACGTGGCCGTCGATTTCTACGACGGCAAGATGCACACCGTCGACTCCAAGGACATCGCTTTCCAAACCGCCGGCCGCGAAGCCTTCACCGAAGCCTTCAAAAACGCTCGCCCTCACCTGCTCGAGCCCATCCTCTCCATCGAAGTCAAAGTGCCCGAGCAATACCTCGGCGACGTGATGAGCGACCTCTCCGCCCGCCGCGGCCACATCCACGGCATCGAAGGCGAAACCAAGTACCGCACCATCAAAGCGGAGGTCCCCCAAATGGAGATGTACCGCTACGCCACCACCTTGCGATCCCTCACCGGCGGCGTCGGCCTGCACAGCGAAGCCTTCGCCCGCTACGATCCCCTTCCACCCAACCTAGAATCCCGCGTCCTCAAACAACCCGAATTCGCCAACGCGTAGGAGCGACCTTGGTCGCGATCCTCCCAACCCGATCCGTGGGAAGCGACCTCGCGTCGCGATAGCCCACGCAGAAATCGCGGCACAAGGCCGCTTCCCATAAACCTTCGAGCTTAGCTTACCCATGAAAGACACCGTCGTATCCATACATCCCTACTTCAAAGTCCACCCCGAGAGCCACGACGACTTCAAGGCCCTCTTGCCGCAGTTCATCGAGCGAACCAAAAAAGAGGCCGACTGCCTCTACTACAGCTTTACCCAACACGAGGACATCATCCACTGCCGCGAGGGCTACAAAAACGCGGAGGCCCTGCTCGCGCACACCAACAGCGTAGGCGAGCTCATCGAAAAAGCCCTCACCATAGCCGAGCTGCTCCGCCTGGAAATCCACGGCCCTGCCGACGAGTTAGCCAAGCTCAAGGAACCGCTCGCCGCCCTCCCCATCGACTACTACGTGCTCGAAACCGGTTTCCGTAACTGAACTGGAGGGACGGCTTCCACGCCGTCCGCGCCGCAAGATACAACGGAACCCAACACCTCAAAGGACAGTCGTTCCTCGCATGAAATCCAAACGTTTCCTACCCCTCTTCGCCATCGCAGCTCTCTCCGTCAACGCTTCCGATCAAAGCGCCAGCTCACAACCCTCTCTCGACTACCAGATCCTGCCCCTCGCCATAGAGACCGACCCCGAATCCAAAGATCTACTAGAAGACTTCTTCATCGAGAATCCCGTAGTGAAATCCGAGGAGCCAGGTATCGAGTACAAGGTACGTATCGTCACCCCCGATCCGAACATCGACTATAAGATCCTCACCGTCTCTCCCAAATCCGATATCGATTTCAAAATCCGTATCATCGATCCCGATACCCGCAAAGAATCGAAAATCCTTACTCAACAATTACAGGACGAACTCCAGCAAAAGCTCGTCCCACAGCCTCTCCCATCAGATCCATCAAGAGAATCTGAGTAATTGTCTCCTCGCGCCGTCCCACATTGACCGAATCATGGAGGGACCGGTTCCACCCGGTCCACGCTGCAAGAACGAGCACCCTACCGACACCCTAAACCCGATCTGTAGGAAGCGGCCTTGCGCCGCGATCTCCCAACCCAATCCAATCCGCTACCTCACCATCAACTCCCGCGCCACCGCCACGGCGGCCACCACCGCCGTTTCCGTACGCAAAACCCGATCGCCCATTTCCACCAACGACCATCCCGCGCCTCTCAACAAATCCCGTTCCTTGGCAGTCCACCCCCGCTCGCTGCCAATCGCAAGCGCCAGCTCACCCCCTGCAGCCACCGCCTTACCCAATCGCATCGTCCCCTCATAGTTGTCCAAAGCCAAGCGACAGCTCACCTCAGCCACCTCCGCAACCCCCTGCTGCAGCGACATTCCCCAGCTCACTTGCGGCACCCGCGTCGTAAACGCCTGAGCCACACCCGCCAGCACATGGCGACGCCATTCCCCGCTGGACCAGAGTTTCGACTCCGCATAGCTCGGCTCCCCTCGATCCGTAGTCACGAAACGGATACTTCTCACTCCCAAGGTCGTAGCCTCGTTCAAGATCTTACGCATGGTCTGCGGCCGACTCAAGCCCACCACTAAATCGATCGGCAACAGCTCCGGCTCCGCCTCTCCCCAAGAAAACTCCAACACCAATCCCGTATCCAAGATTTCCTTTACAACCGCCTTGCCCTTCGGCCCATCCACCAAGCCCACGTCGAAATCATCCCCTACCTTCCGCCGCAGAACCTTCAACACATGCGCAGCCCGCTCATCCCCAGAGGGCAGCACACCCTCCAATTCGCTCTCCTCAAACAAAACGATATTCATAATCCAAACTCCCCAACCTCATCATCAGTGAAAATCAGTGTCCATCTGTGACTAGAAAAAGCCTCAAGCTAACTCCGCAAATTCTTCCCCGACTTCAACAAGCACCACGCCAGCACCGCCGAGATCGCCAGAAAGACCCCGCTCACCGCAAAGCAACTCGCGATTCCCACGTCCCCTACTCCCGTCATGCCATAGCGGATACCGTTCACCATGTACAAAAACGGATTAAACAGAGCCACCATCTGCCAAACGTCCGGCAGCAAGCTGATAGAATAGAAAACGCCACCCAAAAAGGTGAACGGTACCACCACGAAGTTCGGTACCAAATTCACATGCTCGAACTCCTTCGACACCACCGCCGTGGCCAAGCCAAACAAGCTAAAAGCGCAAGAGACCACCACCATGAACGCGACCGTCAGCAACGGATCGAACAAGGTGTTCGCACCGAAAGCCGCCGCGATTCCCCAAATGATCACCGAGGTCATCATACCTCGCACCAAGGAAGCCGCCGTGTAAGCGACCATGATCTGCAAGTTCGACAAGGGCGAAGCCAACAAGTCCACCACCGAGCCGTGCACCTTCGTCAGAAAGAAAGAAAAGGACGAGTTGATGAAAGAGTTGTTTATGAGCGACATCATCATCAGGCCCGGAGTCAGAAAATCCATGTATGAGACGCCGCCCATTTCGTCCAAACGGCTTCCCAAAGAAAAG
Proteins encoded:
- the fusA gene encoding elongation factor G, which codes for MSYPPERIRNFALVGHQSAGKTSLAEAMLACAGAIPRMGTTQAGNTVSDYHATEKERQISVHASLLHCDWQGTKYNIIDTPGYLDFISEGLGALRVGDFAMVVVNANSGPEIGTDQVWDYANQFQLPKLIVVNGIDKENVDFDRVLDELREHYGRKVFPMTLPIDPGPGCRRILDVLRSEEVDYATDGSGEYTETPAEGPWKDRVRRLHAELIELVAEADDTLMEEFFDQGDLTEEQLRSGVHAAIQAETFIPVFATSATTDVGVARLMDLISKYGSSPLDRKVVPAIDEEGHRGDIALSDASPACYIWKTISEPHVGELSFCRMYSGSIRPNMELFNPFHGTTEKIGQIFTLQGHERQAIQEIGPGDIGVMAKLKDTHTGNTLTSPDRKVRLPAVAYPKPNIHGTLVALHKGDEDKLAAGLATLHEEDPTFLFGYNAETHELVVSGQGELHLEVLKSRLARRFNVEVDIVEPRVPFRETIQAPAEAKYRHKKQSGGAGQFAEVWLRIRPTEPGGGIEFGHSLTGNNVDRVFVPSVEKGVRAACEAGIHAGYPVTDVAVDFYDGKMHTVDSKDIAFQTAGREAFTEAFKNARPHLLEPILSIEVKVPEQYLGDVMSDLSARRGHIHGIEGETKYRTIKAEVPQMEMYRYATTLRSLTGGVGLHSEAFARYDPLPPNLESRVLKQPEFANA
- a CDS encoding putative quinol monooxygenase, producing MKDTVVSIHPYFKVHPESHDDFKALLPQFIERTKKEADCLYYSFTQHEDIIHCREGYKNAEALLAHTNSVGELIEKALTIAELLRLEIHGPADELAKLKEPLAALPIDYYVLETGFRN
- a CDS encoding RsmE family RNA methyltransferase, translated to MNIVLFEESELEGVLPSGDERAAHVLKVLRRKVGDDFDVGLVDGPKGKAVVKEILDTGLVLEFSWGEAEPELLPIDLVVGLSRPQTMRKILNEATTLGVRSIRFVTTDRGEPSYAESKLWSSGEWRRHVLAGVAQAFTTRVPQVSWGMSLQQGVAEVAEVSCRLALDNYEGTMRLGKAVAAGGELALAIGSERGWTAKERDLLRGAGWSLVEMGDRVLRTETAVVAAVAVARELMVR
- a CDS encoding ABC transporter permease encodes the protein MRANGVLASERMRRTAEEAKRASGWYGAWILFRREIKRFMVILGQSVVSPVITTMLYFLVFGFSLGSRLDEMGGVSYMDFLTPGLMMMSLINNSFINSSFSFFLTKVHGSVVDLLASPLSNLQIMVAYTAASLVRGMMTSVIIWGIAAAFGANTLFDPLLTVAFMVVVSCAFSLFGLATAVVSKEFEHVNLVPNFVVVPFTFLGGVFYSISLLPDVWQMVALFNPFLYMVNGIRYGMTGVGDVGIASCFAVSGVFLAISAVLAWCLLKSGKNLRS